The Liquorilactobacillus nagelii DSM 13675 DNA window TCAGCTGCCACAACCTGCTCAGGTGCTTTGGCAACAAAGTTCTGATTAGCTAATTTTTTCTCTGCTCGTTCAGCCTCACTGGCAAACTTAGCAGCTTCTTTTTTCATGCGCTTAATTTCTTCGTCCAAATCGATTAAATCAGCTAAAGGTAAATAAACCTCAGCCCCCGTAATCACCGAAGTTAATGACAGTTTTGGTGCCTTGATTGACTCATCAATAATCAATTTGCGTGGATGACAGAACCGCTCAATATAATCATGATTGGTTTCAAAAATTTGTTTAACTTCAGCTGACGCCGGCTTAATCAAAATTTCAATTGCACTTGATAAGGGAGCATTAACTTCAGCTCGACTATTACGAACCGCTTTAATCAATTCAATCAAATTTTCCATCTGCTTTTCAGCTGCCGGATCATTGTATTCTGCATGAACAACCGGATATGCAGCATTAACTAATGATTTTCCTTGATGTGGCATTGTCAGCCAAATCTTTTCAGTTACAAATGGCATAATTGGGTGCAGTAACCGCAAAGTTTGATCTAAGACATAGCACAGAATTTGTTGTGTCTTAGCTTTAGCTGCCGTATCAGTGCCATTAAGGTCTTGTTTGGACATTTCAATGTACCAATCACAAAAATCATCCCAGATAAAGTTGTATAATGCCCGACCAGCTTCACCAAATTCAAAACTGTCAAATAAGCGAGTAACATCAGCAACTGTCTGATTTAAGCGACTAATAATCCACTTATCAGCTAACTTCCAAGTAGTCTGTTCCGGTAAAGTCGGCTGTGTATCATCAGCTAAATTCATGATTACAAATCGACTAGCATTCCAAATTTTGTTAATAAAATTCCAAGCAGCATCCATTTTTTTATAACTGAAACGGACATCTTGCCCCGGAGCTGAACCATTGGATAAGAACCACCGCAGGGCATCTGCACCATATTTTTCGATGACGTCCATCGGGTCAATCCCATTTCCCAATGATTTACTCATCTTGCGTCCTTGTTCATCGCGAATTAGGCCATGGATTAAAACATGCTTGAATGGTCTCCTACCAGTAAATTCAAGACTTTGGAAAATCATCCGTGATACCCAGAAAAAGATAATGTCATACCCTGTAACTAAGGTATCAGTTGGGAAGTAACGTTTAAAATCAGCAGCATTTTCATTTGGCCAACCCATTGTTGAAAATGGCCACAAAGCACTTGAAAACCAAGTGTCCAACACGTCTGGATCTTGTTCCCAATTTTCGATATCTTTAGGAGCCTCTTCACCAACGTAAATTTCACCAGTTTGTTTATGATACCAAGCCGGGATCTGGTGTCCCCACCACAATTGACGTGAAATAACCCAATCATGAACATTTTCCATCCATTGGGAAAAGGTGTTTTCAAATCGATCTGGTACAAAGTCAACTCGATCAGCTGTTTTTTGATTTTTTAAAGCTGCCTCAGCTAATGGTTTCATTTTAACAAACCACTGAGTTGACAATCGCGCTTCAACTTGGACTCCAGTTCGTTCAGAGTGCCCAACACTATGGACGATCGGTTCAACTCGCAAGAGATAGCCTTGATCTTCTAAATCAGCTACAATCGCTTTGCGGGCAGTAAAGCGATCCATGCCTTGATATTTGCCGGCATTCTCATTCATAGTCGCGTCTTCGTTCATTGTATTGATTCGTTTCAAATGATGACGATTACCGACACCAAAATCGTTCGGGTCATGAGCCGGCGTAATTTTTACCATCCCAGTTCCAAATTCTGGGTCGACATAGTCATCAGCAATAATCGGAATCTGACGTCCTTGCAACGGCAAAACCAACATTTTGCCAACAATTGCTTGATAACGCTCATCATTAGGATTAACAGCAACTGCAACATCACCCATCATAGTCTCAGGACGGGTCGTCGCAATTTCAATATAGTGCTCACCATTATAAGTATCTTGCGGATCCAAGAATGGATATTTGACGTGATAAAATGCGCCTTTAGTATCTTTATGAATAACTTCAATATCAGATAAAGCCGTTCTCGCTTTAGGGTCCCAATTAATAATATATTCACCGCGATAAATTAAGCCTTTTTGGTACAGTGCAACAAAAACACGGCGAACTGCTTGAGACAAGCCTTCATCTAGCGTAAACCGTTCACGATCATAATCTAACGACAAACCTAACTTGGCCCACTGCTGATGGATAATATCAGCATATTCTTTTTTCCATTTCCAAACTGTTTCAATAAATTTCTCGCGACCTAAATCATATCGGGAGATATTTTTTTCTGCTAGTCGAGCTTCAACTTTAGCCTGAGTTGCAATTCCCGCATGGTCCATGCCTGGCAGCCATAGAGTATCATAACCCTGCATTCTCTTTTGACGAATAACCATATCTTGCAAAGTTGTGTCCCAAGCATGACCTAAATGCAACTTGCCAGTAACATTAGGCGGGGGGATAACAACAGAATATGGTTTAGCCTTTGAATTTCCGCTCGGACGGAATAATTTTTCATCTAACCATGTTTGATAACGACCTGGTTCAACTTGTTGCGGATCGTACTTGGTTGACATTTCAATTTCCCTTGTCATTAGATTCCTCCTTTAAAAATTAGGCAATTTTCATAAAAAAAAGCCGTCCTATCTACATAGGACGACAAAGCCGTGGTACCACCTAAATTGAGTTATTACTCCACTCAAAAAATTGTTAACGGAATTTTTTCCGACTGAGTTTACTAATCTTCAATCCAGCGGCTCACAAGCTACATTCAAATCATCGTTAGAGAATCTCTCACCAATTGATTCATTCGCTGACTAACTAATGTATTTGAAACTCTCGATCATTGCCTTTATGCGCTATCTTATCCTTAATTATTGAGGTCGTCAAGCTATTTTACAAAAATTCTGAGAAAGCTGGCTGCTCTTCAGTCAAAAACTTTTCATCAGCTTTGATTTCAGTAATTTTAATTCCAGCTAAAGCTCGTTCCATCAAACCAGAAACATCCAAACGACTCTCATACTCACGGGCTCGATCTAATCTTGGTTTAGTCTTAGGTGCCGGTGGTGCAAAAATCGTACAACAATCTTCAAATGGCATAACCGATAAATCAAACGTACCAATTTTTTCGGCAATTTCAATAATTTCATTTTTATCTAATGAAACTACTGGCCGCAAGATTGGCAAACTAGTAACATCGTTGATAGCAACCATGCTTTCCAAAGTTTGCGAGGCTACTTGACCTAATGATTCGCCATTAAAGATTGCTAAAGCATCACGTTTTTGGGCAATTGCAGCCGCTAAGCGTAACATGAATCGGCGTTGAACCGTCATTAAGTAACCCTCTGGCACATCATGCTTAACCGTTTCTTGGATTTCAGTAAATGGTACCTGAATAAATTTGATGCTGCCACCAAAGAGGGCTAATTTAGCGGTTAATTCCTGTGCTTTATGCAATGCCTGTTCACTAGTGTAAGGTGGACTGAAAAAGTGAACCATTTCTAAATCAACTCCACGCTTTAAAGCCAGATACCCAGCAACTGGCGAGTCAATTCCACCGGAAATCATTAAAAGTCCTTTGCCCGCCGTTCCAACTGGCAGTCCTCCTGCCCCTTGGATCGTTTTTCCCGACAAGAAAATCCCATTTTTGCGAATCTCCACTCGCAAAATCAAATCTGGGTCTTTCATCTTAACTTGAATTCCGGGTAAATTATCTAAGATATACCCCCCCAGTAAATCATTCATTTGATTGGTATCTAATTTAAAATCATGATCTGACCGGCGGGTGTTAATTTTAAAAGTCATCCCGGGTTGAAATTGTTCTTTGATCATCGCCAAAGCCGTCTGTTTGACACTTTCTAAATCACGTTCAACCCGAATTGATGGTGAAAAGTTTTGAATGCCAAAAACTTGTTGCAAGCGGTCCATTACTTGCTGACTATCAGCCCCATGAAGCTGAATGTGCATCCGATCACGCTGCGCTTTAACAATCACTTGTTCAAAATCATGCAAAACTTCACGTGTATTAAATGCTAAGCGATCGATAAAGCTGCGGCGATTCTTCCCCTTGGTTGACAATTCGCCATAACGAACCATAATTTCAGTATATTCCAATTATTTATCTCCTCGTATTAGATCTTCATTTTTTTATAATTTGCTTTTTAAAAGTTTATTTTTAAGAATTAATTTTTGCAAAACGATGATATAGCTGATCAAAGACCTGCATAAATTGATGTGCTTCAGCCATAGTATTATTCTCATCCAAACTAACTCTAATAGCTGAAGTCGCAATTTTTTCAGGAATTTTCATCGCGTGTAAGGTGCCAGAAATAACATGTTTTTTTGAAGAACAAGCACTGGTCGTCGAAATATAAATTTGCTGAGCTTCAAAAGCATGCACAATTGTTTCTCCACGAACTCCATCAATTGTGAAGCACAAAATATGTGGTGCAAAGGTTTGATCCACTTGTGAAAACATGGTAACCTTTGGATATTTAATTAACTGATCATGCAAATACTTTTTGATTGCTGCCTGTTGTTGAACCTTTTCAGTCTCATTTTCTTTTAAAAGCCGTAATGCACGAGCCATTGCTGCAATTGCCGGTAAATTTTCAGTTCCGCTCCGTAAATTTTTTTCCTGACCGCCACCACTCATTAGGGGTGCAATTTTCCGGACACGACGTTTATACATAATTCCAATTCCTCGTGGAGCATGGAATTTATGCCCTGAAAAAGTTACAAAATCAACACGGTCGTTCATAATCATTGATTGAATCCCCTTGCCAATTCCTTGTACAGCATCAATATGATAATGAATTTTAGGATATTTTTTCAGAATTTCAGCAATCTCTAATTGAGGCTGAATTGCGCCAACTTCATTGTTGACCGCCATAATTGATACCAAAATCGTATCTGAACGAATCGCTTTAGCTAAATCAACCGGTGAAACATGTCCTGTCTGGTCTACTGGTAGATAGGTCACTTCAAAGCCAAGTTTCTCCAGTTGTGCTAAAGAATTCAAGACCGCTGGATGTTCAACACTTGAAGCAATTATATGTTTACCATAAATATGTTTTTCAATTGCCGTTCCTTTAATAACCCAATTATCACCTTCAGTACCACCACTAGTAAAATAAATTTCATCAGCTTGAACTCCTAATAAGTCGGCAATTTGCTGTCTTGACTGTTCCAACAAACCATAAGCTTGTTCACCTAAGTCATGCAATGAAGAAGGATTTCCCCAAACTTTTTTAGAAACTTGTTCATAAGTGGTTAAAACCGCTGGTGCGATTTTTGTGGTTGCACTATTATCAAAATAAATCATTTTTTCCTCCAATATATTATAATTCACGAAAAAAGCAGCAAATTAATTCTTGCCGCTTACTAACTATTTGTCAATTACTAAATTTATTTTTTAGGATTTTTTGCATAATATTCGTCTTCTAATTTTTGGTACGCTCCTGGTTCAACCTGATCAATGGCGGTAGCAATTTTTTCTAAACTTGCTGCATAATCAAATTTTTGATTAAACAAAATTCCAGCTTGTTGAGCTGCCTGAGCCACTTCTGGATAACGAGTCTTATAACGATTAGCATACTGGAGTAAAATTTCAGCTAAAGCAGCGCTGTCTGTAATATCGTTAGCTTTTTCTGCTAATTTATCCAAATCGGCCTGAATATCCAATAATTGCTTAGTAATTGCTGCTAAATCAATTTTAAGCTGTTCTAAGTCTGTCATTAACTGTTCAATTGATTTGCTAACGGCAAAGAAAAATTCCAAGTAAGCTTTTGGTAGTCCTGGTAAATTTTGTTTACCTAACTGTCGGCGAATTCGATGAATTTCCAAATCAAATTCTTGAGCTGCCTGACGAGCGGCTTTTTCTTCGTGCCATAGTCCTTGAATACTCTGGTTAATTTCAGTTTGCTGTTTTTCAATCACAACTAATTTTTCTGCTTGCTCTTGCTGCTGCAACAAAACTGCTGAATAAATTGGTTTTCCTTCAAGAATATCTTGTTCAGTTTGCTTGAAATTATGTTCCAATTGATTTAATTGATTTTCAAGTTTACGACCATTTTCCATCTCATGATGATTAAAAGTATAGTTTTGCTGTAGCCTTTCTAATTCAACTAACAGTTCACGTTGCTGCAAACGTGCGTGCCGGATAAATTGTTTTAATTTTGGACGCTGCTGTTGGACAGTTTGACGTGCTTTAATTTCTGCCTCAAAAAGATCATACAAATCGTTAATTTGTTGATTAATTTCCTGATCACGTTTAATGGCAATCGAGAGTTTTAATTCTTTCAGATCAATAATATTCTCTGCTAAAGCCGATTGGAGGCCTGTTAATTCAGTTGATAAATCTTGTTTAAAACCATACTTTTGTTTAGCTAATTGCTGGGCTCCCTGCCCAAGTTCAGTCAACTGCTCTGGAAAGACATTTTTTAAATTTCGATAAAGCGGTGGGATTTGTTTAATTTGCTGCGCTAAAACAGTCGTGTTTTTTTCAAGTTGGCGCAATTCTTGATCTGCTGCAAGATAATCACCTTGGCGCGCTAATTTGCCATAATGATCAAATGCCGCTTCTAAATTGCTGAGATTTTCTTCCAACTGATCAATACTTGGACCAAAGGAAAAATTTTTAGCCAGTAATGTCTTGCGCAATTTTTGATACTGTTGTTCTAATTCCTGCCGTTTTTTTTGATGGAGTTGATTGCTACTCTTTAAATTTACAATTTCTCGATTGGTTTTCTTCTGTAGCTCACTAGCGTTACGTAACTTAGCTGCAATTGTGTCAAGTTCCCGCTTGACTGCTAGAAAGCGATAGTGGCTGCAGGCTTCCTGTAATTCTTTTAATCGTTCAGAAATTTCTGGAAGGCGGTGATTAACTAAATATAAGTAGCTCTGCTTGGTTTGTTCAAAATGTTCTAAAGTTTCTCCTGAAAGATGGACCTCTTTCATATTGGTTAAATCATCATTGAGCGATGACTGAATAATCGTGCTGACTTGTTGCTGTTGCTGCACAATTTCTTGCGCGTACTTGCGCTGCAGATAAAAAAATATCGCATATCCAACCACTGCTACAACTATAATTATACCCAAAATCAGTGTCATCTTTCCCACACTCCTAAAATTTTTCGCAATTAACCGTAATCCACTTGCTTTATCCCGCTATCAAAGTTAAAATCTAGTTCTGATTATAACATAAGTAACTATTGAGATACATGAATCAGCCACAGGAAATGGGGTAAATTATGAATAAAGAACATCTATTGGTTAAACAAGTAGCTGCTTTAGTTGACGGAGAAGAGAATTTAATCGCCAATCTGGCTAATACAGCTGCGCTATTATATAATAACTTGCCTGATGTCAGTTGGAGTGGATTTTATTGTTATCACCCCCAAAACCAACAATTAATTCTTGGGCCCTTCCAAGGAAACCCGGCCTGCACCAGAATTGCTGCTGGAAAAGGTGTTTGCGGTCAAGCATGGCAACAAGAAAAAACTATAGTTGTACCTGATGTCCATCAATTTGCTGGCCATATTGCTTGTGATGCTGCCACCAACTCAGAAATAGTTATTCCCTTAAAAAATACTCAAACTACTTGGGGGGTACTTGACCTTGACTCAACTAGTTTTAGCCGCTTTTCTTCTTTGGAACAAACCTTTTTAGAAGAAATTGCTGAAATAATTGGATCTCTAAATAAAACCGCTTGACTAAAATAGCAGTTTTTGCTAGGATAACCATTGTGTAAAATAATGCAGCAGTTTGCGGTAAGCTCGTCAACATTTGCTTGCCAAATTGGTTCAATTAGTAACTCTTCGGCTGCAAGAGCGAAAATTGCAAAAGTAAATGCACGAATACTAAACAGACATTCGCTTATTTTACTCCAAAAAATATTTATTGGAGGATTTTTATGTCACGTTATACAGGTCCAAGTTGGAAAATCTCTCGTCGTCTCGGAATTTCACTGAGCGGAACTGGTAAGGAATTGTCACGTCGCCCATATGCTCCTGGCGATCATGGTCAAAACAATCGTCGCAAACTTTCTGAATATGGTTTGCAATTGCGTGAAAAACAGAAGTTACGCATGATGTACGGAATGACTGAACGTCAGTTTGCTAACTTATTCTCACGTGCTGGTAAGATTCGTGAAGGCCGTCATGGCGATAACTTCATGGTATTATTGGAACGTCGTTTGGATAACTTAGTTTATCGTTTAGGTTTAGCAACTACCCGTCGTCAGGCTCGTCAGTTGGTTAACCATGGTCACATCACAGTTAACGGCAAACGCGTAGATATCCCTTCATATGAAGTTTCAGTTGGCGATGTTATCTCATTACGTGAACGTTCAAAAGATTTAAAAGTTGTTAAAGAGTCACTTGAAGCTATTGTTGGTCGTCCAGGATATGTTTCATTTGATGATAACAAGCTTGAAGGTAGCTTAGTTCGTTTACCACAGCGTGACGAATTGGAAGCTGAAATTGATGAATCACTGATTGTTGAATACTACAACAAACTTTAATTTAGTCATTAAAAAAACTGGAGCTTACTCCAGTTTTTTTTTATTCAAATATCCTAAAGTTCATTATTTAAAATTTCAAAGTGATATTTTCTAATATGCTCTTTTAAAAACTCTAAATACGCTTGAGCAATTGGTGATAATTCCATTTGTTTATGCTTTAACCAGCCAATCGTGCTTGTTTCAGCAACATTCAATGGAATCGAAACAATTTTATCATCATTCAAATCACTACTAATAATTCCTGAACTGATCGTGTAACCATTTATCCCAACCATAAGATTAAAAATCGTTGCACGATCACTAACTTTAACATTCATTTTATAATTTTGATTACTTAAAATTTCTTCTTCAAAATAGAAAGAATTGTTATCTCCTTGTTCATAAGAAAGATATGGATAATCACTCAAATCTGTTAATTTGAGTGATTTTTTTTGAGTTAAAGGGTTATCCCGGCTAAGAAAAACATGAGGTTGAACATGAAATAATGGATGGAATTCTAAATTACTGTCACGAAATAAATTTTGTAATACTTTTTGATTGAAACGATTTAAGTACAACACCCCAATCTCACTTTTAAAACTGGCTAAATCTTTGATAATATTTTCAGTTTCAGTTTCCCGTAAAGTAAACTGAAACTCCTCGGTATTCACACTTTTTATCAGTTCAACAAAAGCGTGAACTACAAAGGCATAGTGCTGAGCCGAAACTGAAAAAGCCTGCTTTCTTGGAAGTTGTTTTTTATATTTTTGATCAAGCAAATTAACTTGATCTAATATTTGATTAGCATAGGCCATAAATTCACGACCATCATTAGTCAAAATGACACCAGTTTGTTGTCGTCGTAAAATCTGAATCCCCATCTCTGTCTCTAACTCTTTGATTGCTTTTGATAAACTTGGCTGAGTCAAAAAAAGTTCTTTTGCTGCAACGTTGATCGATCCAACAGCTACCACCTTTTCCAAATACTTCAATTGCTGTAAACGCATCTATGCCCCTCATTTCATTAAGTATAGCTAAAGGTTAGCTCTAGCCATAGATTAAATTAATACACTGCTTTTGATTATAACTATAGACTATATCAAGCTATATTAAACTTCAATTATTAAAATTGCTACTCTCATGGTACAGTAAATACCAAGTAATTCGACAAAGGAGATATTATTATGACCACAACTATCATTGGATTTCCACGTATTGGCGCTCAACGTGAATTGAAATTTGCAACTGAAAAATACTTTAAACAAACATTAACTGCAGAACAACTACTGGCAACTGGCAAACAATTGCGACAGCAGCAGTGGCAATTGTTAAAAAAAGCTGGAATTGACCAAATTCCCAGCAATGACTTTTCTTTTTACGATAATCTACTAGATACCGCTTTTTTGTTTCATGCTTTGCCAAAAGCTATCGCAACTGCTGATCTTTCTGACTTAGATAAGTATTTTGCGCTAGCGCGTGGCTATCAAGGAACAGCTGGCGACTTTAAGGCTTGGCCAATGAAAAAATGGTTCAACACCAATTATCACTACTTAGTCCCACAGTTATCTAAGGATACTAAATTTCGTTACACTGGAGGTAAAATCAAAGCAGAATTTCTTGAGGCCTTGAGTTTAGGAATTAAAACCCGACCAACTATCATTGGCCCCTTCACATTACTCCGATTAGCTGAATTTAATGAACATACTGCAGCTAAAGATTTTACTAATGATTTATTGCAAGCCTACACCGATTTGCTCCAAGACTTATGCGCTGCTGGTGCTGAATGGCTGCAAATTGATGAACCAGCCCTAGTTTATGATTTAACTCCGCAGGAAATTAACTGGTTTGCTAATTTTTATCGTCAATTATTGCCGCAAAAAGGCACTCTCAAAATTTTGCTACAAACTTATTTTGGCGATGTGCGTGATATTTATTCAGAGTTAATCAAGCTTGACTTTGATGGACTGGGACTTGATTTAATTGAAGGCAAACAAACAGCTTCACTTATTCAAAGTGGTTTTCCAACTGATAAAACCTTGTTTGCCGGAGTTGTTAATGGCAAAAATATCTGGCGCAATCATTATCAAAAGACTTTGACTTTACTCAAGCAATTGCCCGTCCAAAAACTTGTGTTATCAACTTCTTGTTCATTGTTGCATGTACCGTATAGTGTTGCTGACGAGGATTTTCCAACAGCAGTCAAAAAGCATTTCGCATTTGCCCAAGAAAAATTGCTTGAATTAAATCAACTTGATCAATTATTGCAACAACATCATCCAGAATGGTTAGCAGTCAATCAACAACTTTTCGCTCAACCGCGAGTTAAAGAAGATCCTGTTCTAAAAGAAAAAATTGCTCAACTAACCACTGCTGATTTTTCTCGTCAACCTGATTTTCAAACTCGAAGAAAAATTCAACAAACGGAACTAAACTTACCGTTATTGCCAACCACAACAATTGGTTCATTTCCCCAGACTAAAGAGGTCAAAAAAATGCGAGCCGCTTGGCATAAACATGAGATTTCAGCTGCTGATTACGAAAGCTTCGTTAAACAGCAGATTAAAAATTGGATTAGTTGGCAAGAAAAAGCTGGTTTTGATGTGCTAGTCCATGGAGAATTTGAGCGCAATGATATGGTTGAATATTTTGGTCAACATCTCGCTGGTTACCTATTTACCCAAAATGGTTGGGTCCAATCCTATGGTACCCGGGGAGTTAAACCACCAATCATCTGGGGAGACGTGGTTAGAAAAAAACCAATTACGGTCAAATGGTCAACCTATGCTCAAAGTTTAACCGCAAAACCAGTTAAAGGCATGCTGACTGGACCGGTTACAATATTAAATTGGTCATTTCCGCGTGAAGACTTGTCATTAAAAGAAGCTACTTGGCAATTAGCACTGGCCATTCAAGCTGAGGTTCTTGATTTAGAATCCCATGGAATTAAAATAATTCAAATCGATGAAGCTGCCTTGCGTGAGAAATTGCCATTAAGAAAAAGCGACTGGGATTCAGAATACCTTGCTTGGGCAATTCCGGCTTTCCGCCTTGTTCACAGTAAAGTCAAACCGCAAACCCAAATTCACACTCATATGTGTTATAGCGAGTTTGGGGATATTATTCCGGCTATTGATAACCTTGATGCTGATGTGATTTCATTTGAAGCTTCCCGCTCAAATCTTGAAATCCTAGAACAACTTCAAACACAGCATTTTAAAACTTTAGTTGGTCCGGGAGTTTATGATATTCATTCTCCACGTGTTCCAACTAAAGCTGAGATTGTTACTGAACTGCGAGAAATTTTAAAGAAAGTTCCCGCTAAAAATGTTTGGGTTAATCCAGATTGTGGTTTAAAAACACGCGGCGTAAAAGAAACTAAAGCCAGCTTGCTGAACTTAACCGCTGCTGCTCAGGAAGTTCGAAGGGAGCTGCAAGCAGATGACTAATTTGGCAGAAAAATCAAGCTTTTCTTTTGAAGTTTTTCCACCCAAAACAGCTGTTAACAATCAGAAAATTTTTCAGACATTGGATGAACTGCACGATCTTCAGCCTGATTTCATTAGTGTTACTAGCAGCAATCGAACATTGAACTTTGAAAATTCAACACTC harbors:
- a CDS encoding valine--tRNA ligase; the protein is MTREIEMSTKYDPQQVEPGRYQTWLDEKLFRPSGNSKAKPYSVVIPPPNVTGKLHLGHAWDTTLQDMVIRQKRMQGYDTLWLPGMDHAGIATQAKVEARLAEKNISRYDLGREKFIETVWKWKKEYADIIHQQWAKLGLSLDYDRERFTLDEGLSQAVRRVFVALYQKGLIYRGEYIINWDPKARTALSDIEVIHKDTKGAFYHVKYPFLDPQDTYNGEHYIEIATTRPETMMGDVAVAVNPNDERYQAIVGKMLVLPLQGRQIPIIADDYVDPEFGTGMVKITPAHDPNDFGVGNRHHLKRINTMNEDATMNENAGKYQGMDRFTARKAIVADLEDQGYLLRVEPIVHSVGHSERTGVQVEARLSTQWFVKMKPLAEAALKNQKTADRVDFVPDRFENTFSQWMENVHDWVISRQLWWGHQIPAWYHKQTGEIYVGEEAPKDIENWEQDPDVLDTWFSSALWPFSTMGWPNENAADFKRYFPTDTLVTGYDIIFFWVSRMIFQSLEFTGRRPFKHVLIHGLIRDEQGRKMSKSLGNGIDPMDVIEKYGADALRWFLSNGSAPGQDVRFSYKKMDAAWNFINKIWNASRFVIMNLADDTQPTLPEQTTWKLADKWIISRLNQTVADVTRLFDSFEFGEAGRALYNFIWDDFCDWYIEMSKQDLNGTDTAAKAKTQQILCYVLDQTLRLLHPIMPFVTEKIWLTMPHQGKSLVNAAYPVVHAEYNDPAAEKQMENLIELIKAVRNSRAEVNAPLSSAIEILIKPASAEVKQIFETNHDYIERFCHPRKLIIDESIKAPKLSLTSVITGAEVYLPLADLIDLDEEIKRMKKEAAKFASEAERAEKKLANQNFVAKAPEQVVAAEKAKLADYQAKQAAAEQRIKDLQAG
- the thiI gene encoding tRNA uracil 4-sulfurtransferase ThiI; this encodes MEYTEIMVRYGELSTKGKNRRSFIDRLAFNTREVLHDFEQVIVKAQRDRMHIQLHGADSQQVMDRLQQVFGIQNFSPSIRVERDLESVKQTALAMIKEQFQPGMTFKINTRRSDHDFKLDTNQMNDLLGGYILDNLPGIQVKMKDPDLILRVEIRKNGIFLSGKTIQGAGGLPVGTAGKGLLMISGGIDSPVAGYLALKRGVDLEMVHFFSPPYTSEQALHKAQELTAKLALFGGSIKFIQVPFTEIQETVKHDVPEGYLMTVQRRFMLRLAAAIAQKRDALAIFNGESLGQVASQTLESMVAINDVTSLPILRPVVSLDKNEIIEIAEKIGTFDLSVMPFEDCCTIFAPPAPKTKPRLDRAREYESRLDVSGLMERALAGIKITEIKADEKFLTEEQPAFSEFL
- a CDS encoding cysteine desulfurase family protein, with the translated sequence MIYFDNSATTKIAPAVLTTYEQVSKKVWGNPSSLHDLGEQAYGLLEQSRQQIADLLGVQADEIYFTSGGTEGDNWVIKGTAIEKHIYGKHIIASSVEHPAVLNSLAQLEKLGFEVTYLPVDQTGHVSPVDLAKAIRSDTILVSIMAVNNEVGAIQPQLEIAEILKKYPKIHYHIDAVQGIGKGIQSMIMNDRVDFVTFSGHKFHAPRGIGIMYKRRVRKIAPLMSGGGQEKNLRSGTENLPAIAAMARALRLLKENETEKVQQQAAIKKYLHDQLIKYPKVTMFSQVDQTFAPHILCFTIDGVRGETIVHAFEAQQIYISTTSACSSKKHVISGTLHAMKIPEKIATSAIRVSLDENNTMAEAHQFMQVFDQLYHRFAKINS
- the ezrA gene encoding septation ring formation regulator EzrA translates to MTLILGIIIVVAVVGYAIFFYLQRKYAQEIVQQQQQVSTIIQSSLNDDLTNMKEVHLSGETLEHFEQTKQSYLYLVNHRLPEISERLKELQEACSHYRFLAVKRELDTIAAKLRNASELQKKTNREIVNLKSSNQLHQKKRQELEQQYQKLRKTLLAKNFSFGPSIDQLEENLSNLEAAFDHYGKLARQGDYLAADQELRQLEKNTTVLAQQIKQIPPLYRNLKNVFPEQLTELGQGAQQLAKQKYGFKQDLSTELTGLQSALAENIIDLKELKLSIAIKRDQEINQQINDLYDLFEAEIKARQTVQQQRPKLKQFIRHARLQQRELLVELERLQQNYTFNHHEMENGRKLENQLNQLEHNFKQTEQDILEGKPIYSAVLLQQQEQAEKLVVIEKQQTEINQSIQGLWHEEKAARQAAQEFDLEIHRIRRQLGKQNLPGLPKAYLEFFFAVSKSIEQLMTDLEQLKIDLAAITKQLLDIQADLDKLAEKANDITDSAALAEILLQYANRYKTRYPEVAQAAQQAGILFNQKFDYAASLEKIATAIDQVEPGAYQKLEDEYYAKNPKK
- a CDS encoding GAF domain-containing protein; the encoded protein is MNKEHLLVKQVAALVDGEENLIANLANTAALLYNNLPDVSWSGFYCYHPQNQQLILGPFQGNPACTRIAAGKGVCGQAWQQEKTIVVPDVHQFAGHIACDAATNSEIVIPLKNTQTTWGVLDLDSTSFSRFSSLEQTFLEEIAEIIGSLNKTA
- the rpsD gene encoding 30S ribosomal protein S4, with the translated sequence MSRYTGPSWKISRRLGISLSGTGKELSRRPYAPGDHGQNNRRKLSEYGLQLREKQKLRMMYGMTERQFANLFSRAGKIREGRHGDNFMVLLERRLDNLVYRLGLATTRRQARQLVNHGHITVNGKRVDIPSYEVSVGDVISLRERSKDLKVVKESLEAIVGRPGYVSFDDNKLEGSLVRLPQRDELEAEIDESLIVEYYNKL
- a CDS encoding LysR family transcriptional regulator: MRLQQLKYLEKVVAVGSINVAAKELFLTQPSLSKAIKELETEMGIQILRRQQTGVILTNDGREFMAYANQILDQVNLLDQKYKKQLPRKQAFSVSAQHYAFVVHAFVELIKSVNTEEFQFTLRETETENIIKDLASFKSEIGVLYLNRFNQKVLQNLFRDSNLEFHPLFHVQPHVFLSRDNPLTQKKSLKLTDLSDYPYLSYEQGDNNSFYFEEEILSNQNYKMNVKVSDRATIFNLMVGINGYTISSGIISSDLNDDKIVSIPLNVAETSTIGWLKHKQMELSPIAQAYLEFLKEHIRKYHFEILNNEL